One region of Peribacillus simplex genomic DNA includes:
- a CDS encoding YdhK family protein: protein MKKRTKMPIILSLLIALLLALGACSNSGDQNKENKVEKQHGEMDMNHSGSGDVPKGLKAAENPTYEVGSQAIIESGHMESMKGAKATIVGAYDTTAYAISYTPTTGGEKVENHKWIIHEEIKDAGEKAYEPGAEVTVNASHMKGMNGAVAEIESAEKTTVYMVDFTPTTGGEKVKNHKWVTESELSASE from the coding sequence ATGAAAAAAAGAACAAAAATGCCAATCATTTTATCATTATTAATAGCTCTACTTTTAGCCCTCGGTGCTTGTTCCAACAGCGGTGATCAAAACAAAGAAAATAAAGTAGAAAAGCAACATGGTGAAATGGACATGAACCATTCTGGCTCAGGAGATGTTCCTAAAGGATTAAAAGCTGCAGAAAATCCAACCTATGAGGTTGGAAGTCAAGCAATTATCGAATCAGGTCATATGGAAAGCATGAAGGGGGCAAAAGCAACAATAGTGGGTGCCTATGATACGACTGCTTATGCAATTTCGTATACGCCTACAACTGGCGGAGAAAAAGTGGAAAATCATAAATGGATCATTCACGAAGAGATCAAAGATGCAGGTGAAAAAGCGTATGAACCCGGAGCGGAGGTTACAGTAAATGCCTCTCATATGAAAGGGATGAATGGGGCAGTCGCTGAAATTGAATCTGCTGAAAAAACGACTGTTTACATGGTTGATTTCACTCCGACTACAGGAGGAGAAAAAGTGAAGAATCATAAATGGGTAACGGAAAGTGAATTATCAGCGTCTGAATGA
- a CDS encoding GNAT family N-acetyltransferase has product MVTGLNIRPFMENDYTALINYSLPIEQAIYTSLPLKVIEDFRKDKYNLPMVIYLNEDLIGCFALYTDKAGNQFTSNENAILLKSFSLDSRHQKKGLAFKALKVLPEMIKLSHPDKDEIILTVHHSNIPAINLYRKAGFVDKGYRFTGEDGEEFIFHFALD; this is encoded by the coding sequence ATGGTTACTGGATTAAATATTAGACCTTTTATGGAAAATGATTATACAGCACTGATCAACTATTCTTTACCTATAGAACAAGCAATCTATACTTCTTTACCTTTGAAAGTTATCGAAGACTTCAGGAAGGATAAATATAACCTCCCCATGGTCATATATTTAAATGAGGATTTGATTGGTTGTTTTGCCTTATATACGGATAAAGCGGGAAATCAGTTTACAAGTAATGAGAATGCCATTCTTCTAAAATCATTCTCCTTGGATTCACGCCATCAGAAAAAGGGGCTAGCTTTTAAGGCTTTAAAAGTTTTACCTGAAATGATCAAACTAAGTCATCCAGATAAAGATGAGATTATTCTAACGGTGCATCATTCGAATATTCCAGCGATAAATTTATATAGAAAAGCTGGATTTGTTGACAAAGGATACAGATTTACCGGGGAAGATGGGGAGGAATTTATTTTCCATTTTGCTCTGGATTAA
- a CDS encoding DUF4915 domain-containing protein — protein MIPIDDCKLLISCCNHKGALYLVQFKHQEYEIKKILNIGCTGITKYGSSFVVLSNSHGIFILDENLKVIKNKAFCTELDLHGIAIDNDKAYIIETKTNSIGVYNLENNLERIDEIRFSSENDDVCHVNDLYIVNDKLYVSMFSNPPRKDLLSFTSYFPNKTIPKGVILEYSLQERKVVKICYDKLLQPHSVLHYDDKMYYCVSGDFLVKRNVEDIFKCLGYTRGLAVRNQTMFIGQSESRQIPVLLKKHTNILLDCGIYVHDISTKLSSFIHIPSEEIYGILVI, from the coding sequence ATGATACCCATAGATGATTGTAAATTATTAATTTCATGTTGCAATCATAAAGGTGCTCTTTATTTAGTCCAATTTAAACACCAAGAATATGAAATAAAAAAGATTTTAAATATTGGATGCACAGGTATTACAAAATACGGCAGCTCTTTTGTCGTACTTTCAAATTCTCATGGAATCTTTATTTTGGATGAAAACTTAAAGGTTATTAAGAATAAAGCTTTTTGTACAGAATTAGATTTACATGGTATAGCAATAGACAATGATAAAGCTTATATTATTGAAACCAAAACTAACTCAATTGGTGTTTATAATTTGGAAAACAATTTGGAGAGAATTGATGAAATTAGATTTTCATCTGAAAATGACGATGTTTGCCACGTCAACGATTTGTATATCGTAAATGATAAGTTATATGTATCAATGTTCTCAAATCCTCCAAGGAAAGATTTGCTCTCTTTCACAAGTTATTTCCCTAATAAAACAATCCCCAAAGGTGTGATTCTAGAATATTCTTTACAGGAAAGAAAAGTGGTTAAGATTTGTTATGATAAATTACTTCAACCTCACAGTGTACTTCATTATGATGATAAAATGTATTATTGTGTTTCAGGTGATTTCCTAGTAAAAAGAAATGTGGAAGATATTTTTAAATGCCTTGGATATACTCGCGGTTTGGCAGTCAGAAATCAAACGATGTTTATTGGCCAAAGTGAGAGTAGACAAATACCGGTTTTATTAAAAAAACATACGAACATATTGCTAGATTGCGGGATTTATGTTCATGATATCTCTACGAAACTTTCATCTTTTATCCATATACCGTCTGAAGAAATTTATGGAATTTTGGTTATTTGA
- a CDS encoding glycosyltransferase family 4 protein, with product MEQSINLNELTFSERDRYIIITNAYPHEEQLYRNGFIHRRVKAYLDEGLKVDVFVLHPAYKKAEKYTYEDVPVYRGTEQHLRIFLNHKVHKKALIHFVNPKMVQAIKETSSELPIITWIHGFETEAWHRRWFNFLESPESLRKILEMSDDYYVEQLTFMNWFYQTNELDTTFVHISKWFKEHIAECDARADSKNSVIIPNVIDDNLFAFVEKPVEMRTKVLSIRPYASRKYANDLSVKAVLELSKRPCFDKLEFAFYGDGKLFDQTVEPIRNFENVTIHKGFISQERIAALHKEYGIFLCPTRLDSQGVSMCEAMSSGLVPISTDLTAIPEFVKHDVSGLLTKPESPIDIADAIERLYYNSDVFLRVSKQASQSIRDKCAVDVVIKRELELIQG from the coding sequence ATGGAGCAATCTATAAATCTAAATGAGCTTACATTTAGTGAAAGAGATAGATATATAATCATTACGAATGCTTATCCACATGAAGAGCAGTTATATCGGAATGGGTTCATCCATCGAAGAGTCAAGGCTTATCTGGATGAGGGTTTGAAGGTTGATGTCTTTGTTTTGCATCCTGCCTATAAAAAAGCAGAAAAGTATACGTATGAAGATGTGCCAGTTTATCGAGGAACTGAACAGCATCTGCGCATTTTCTTAAATCATAAAGTACATAAAAAAGCACTCATTCATTTTGTTAATCCAAAAATGGTACAAGCGATAAAAGAAACAAGCTCGGAATTACCGATTATCACATGGATACATGGATTTGAAACCGAGGCATGGCATAGAAGATGGTTTAATTTTCTTGAAAGCCCTGAAAGCTTACGGAAGATACTTGAAATGTCGGACGACTATTATGTAGAACAGCTTACTTTTATGAATTGGTTTTATCAAACGAATGAATTGGATACTACCTTTGTTCATATTTCCAAATGGTTCAAAGAACATATAGCGGAATGTGACGCGAGAGCGGACTCGAAAAATTCTGTAATCATTCCCAATGTAATAGATGACAATCTGTTCGCCTTTGTAGAAAAACCAGTTGAAATGCGGACAAAAGTCCTTTCAATCAGGCCATACGCTTCACGAAAATATGCAAATGATTTATCGGTGAAAGCAGTGCTGGAACTATCAAAGAGACCATGCTTCGATAAGTTGGAATTTGCTTTTTATGGTGATGGAAAATTGTTCGACCAAACCGTTGAGCCAATCCGGAATTTTGAAAATGTAACTATCCATAAAGGCTTCATATCTCAAGAGCGAATCGCTGCATTACATAAGGAGTATGGAATTTTCCTTTGCCCAACCCGTTTGGACTCTCAAGGTGTTTCAATGTGCGAGGCCATGTCCAGTGGGCTAGTGCCGATTTCAACAGATCTCACGGCAATTCCGGAATTCGTTAAACACGACGTTTCTGGCCTTCTTACAAAACCTGAGTCCCCTATCGATATTGCGGATGCAATAGAGCGTTTATATTACAACTCGGACGTATTTTTAAGAGTGTCAAAACAAGCATCGCAGTCGATTCGCGATAAATGCGCCGTAGATGTTGTTATTAAAAGAGAATTGGAGCTTATCCAAGGTTAA
- a CDS encoding glycosyltransferase — translation MNSYELVEKGKLKVLLFGFIDMNSMDGSAIFLSSLASTIALDSNIEVDLLLASPVKRDILIQPLEKFDNITILNPFVDPFFTATDAEWVKKGVIDFDIAEMLISHYWSQKEYDWLFVRSIETVEKIVKHKHIIKNTLVYATGLTHIGQDVNEEKFESIKNIYDQCAYFLCQTEEMCEFVIETLNLNKDKNKVSLLTPMIPNVESAGGETRLKHKLVYTGKFDPDWKTIPIITAFKELKREIPNLSLDIAGDKFKWVKDDSQFKEEAEYLLKNTEGLTWYGALTRENAQQLIVNGDIGITWRSEEMDSSLELSTKLLEYGILRKAVIMNPTKMHIKLFGEDYPLYAVTEKDFRSAVKLALCNKDIYEFAAKRMYQVSRQFLFSEALKKLQGLLWSRRITDYVNQSGNVYFYIDEDDFDELNKHIPSNQIKKLPADFNVEEVFTCIVKNIPEEVKRGEKLFKLSGYGQIVSAEKAGCFTFLQIHKSVGSFEQDFQSNLPYLKTIGYETNGTPKLKPKDMEIPIKDRIIVENKNNDLKVKNKEFVKQVKQLKKLNEAQLKKITKLEKQNLALGRKYDSLSNSKMGKMTFKYWDLRKRLNF, via the coding sequence TTGAATTCATATGAACTAGTGGAAAAAGGAAAATTGAAGGTACTTCTATTTGGCTTTATTGACATGAATTCAATGGATGGATCTGCAATATTTTTATCTTCCTTAGCATCGACCATTGCGTTAGACTCTAACATCGAGGTTGATTTACTATTAGCAAGCCCGGTCAAACGCGATATCTTGATTCAACCTCTTGAGAAATTTGATAATATAACCATTCTAAATCCTTTTGTTGATCCTTTTTTTACTGCCACCGATGCTGAATGGGTAAAAAAAGGGGTCATTGATTTTGATATAGCTGAAATGCTCATTTCTCATTATTGGAGTCAAAAGGAATATGATTGGCTATTTGTTAGAAGTATTGAGACTGTTGAAAAAATAGTAAAGCATAAGCATATCATAAAGAATACATTAGTTTATGCTACAGGCTTGACTCATATAGGTCAGGATGTTAATGAAGAAAAATTTGAGAGCATTAAAAATATATATGATCAATGTGCGTATTTCTTATGTCAAACAGAGGAAATGTGCGAATTTGTAATTGAGACTCTTAATTTGAATAAAGACAAAAACAAAGTTTCCCTGCTTACCCCGATGATACCAAATGTTGAATCAGCAGGAGGGGAGACCCGTTTAAAACACAAACTTGTGTATACAGGCAAGTTCGACCCTGATTGGAAGACCATTCCTATCATTACTGCCTTTAAAGAATTAAAACGCGAGATTCCGAATCTTTCACTTGATATCGCAGGGGATAAATTCAAATGGGTTAAAGATGATTCACAGTTTAAGGAAGAAGCGGAATACCTGCTTAAAAATACAGAAGGGCTTACATGGTATGGGGCATTGACAAGGGAGAATGCCCAACAGTTAATAGTGAACGGTGATATTGGGATAACCTGGAGAAGTGAGGAAATGGACAGCAGTCTGGAACTGTCTACAAAGCTATTGGAGTATGGAATATTAAGAAAGGCTGTAATAATGAATCCAACAAAAATGCATATAAAGCTTTTTGGCGAAGATTACCCGTTATATGCTGTTACAGAGAAGGATTTCCGTAGCGCAGTCAAATTAGCTTTATGCAATAAGGATATATATGAGTTTGCGGCAAAACGAATGTATCAAGTTAGCAGGCAGTTTTTGTTTTCGGAAGCATTAAAAAAATTGCAAGGGCTATTATGGAGTAGACGTATAACTGATTATGTGAATCAAAGCGGAAATGTGTATTTTTATATTGATGAAGATGACTTTGATGAACTGAATAAGCATATACCATCAAATCAGATAAAAAAATTGCCGGCAGATTTTAATGTTGAGGAAGTTTTTACCTGTATAGTGAAAAACATACCTGAAGAAGTAAAACGGGGCGAAAAACTTTTTAAACTATCAGGGTATGGTCAAATCGTTTCAGCAGAAAAAGCAGGGTGTTTTACTTTCCTCCAAATCCATAAAAGTGTTGGAAGCTTTGAACAAGATTTTCAAAGTAACTTGCCATATCTAAAAACTATAGGATATGAAACCAATGGCACTCCTAAATTAAAACCAAAAGACATGGAAATTCCAATAAAAGACCGGATCATTGTTGAAAATAAAAACAATGATTTGAAAGTGAAAAATAAAGAATTTGTTAAACAAGTAAAGCAATTAAAAAAACTGAACGAAGCTCAACTTAAAAAAATTACCAAGTTAGAAAAACAAAACCTGGCACTTGGACGTAAATACGATTCACTTTCGAACTCGAAAATGGGTAAAATGACATTTAAGTATTGGGATTTAAGAAAAAGGCTTAACTTTTAA
- the arfA gene encoding alternative ribosome rescue factor ArfA — protein sequence MNKSKKKTIGEMTNSRMRWVFAPSTRVIKNKKGKGSYNRKKEQSY from the coding sequence ATGAACAAATCAAAAAAGAAGACAATTGGTGAAATGACAAATAGCCGGATGCGTTGGGTGTTTGCCCCCTCCACTCGTGTTATTAAAAACAAAAAAGGCAAAGGTTCTTATAACCGGAAAAAAGAGCAATCCTACTAA